ATACTATGACCTCAAGCCTAGGTTTCCAAGTATCAAAAGACATACATCCATAGTCCCAAGCTTTATATTCATACATTATATATAAGACATCATGGCACAAGCATAATACTGTGGTCAAATAAATACAATACTACTAGATAAACTACCATGTACATGTCATTTACTCAAGCCTAACAAAACATTGACAACTACATTACACAAGCAATGTGACTTATAAAACGAAGCAACTTTTTATGGTCCACTTCTCAAATCTACACTTCAACCTTCATGCCTAATCAAACAATGCACCCGCTGAGCTTTTCTCTAATCAATggtattcaaataatttttaatagtgctccataattcaattcaatatgaCAGGCGTTGCTTATGAACGTAATGTAAATCAAGATGTTACTTAGAGTTTAACCCTCATTTTCTTCAAAAAGAAAACATGAATACTTTTTGCTTATATTAAAGGGTTTATTCCTCGCAATCCAAAGAGAAGATTTTGATTCTTTTGAATCTTTTGAACGTTGTATAAGGTGTCACAAAAATGgggttatatatattattaaaagacTCACATGCAAGAGGTAGATGCTTGAGTGGGAGGGATAGTTTGTAGATAAGTAAGCCAAAAGAGTACCCTTTTTGCCTTGGTAATAGAGAAGGGCGTGGGGAGAATGGATGCAATGTTTCAAGTAAGAGGGTCCAACTGCAATTCCTCATAATGAAAAAGAAACCAAAAGCTCCCCTCTCTCTCCCTCTCATTTTGCTTGCCATTAAGATTTACAATCTTTCTTTTTACTTGTTCAGTCAATTCCCACTGTGTTATAATATTAAAGAAAGTTCCCATTGTGTCAGTATCTCTTCAGTTCAGATCATGATCAAAAAATGAAACCATTCCTCAGTTCTTACTtttcagaagaaaaaaaaacccaaacttCCATGGTTCCCTTTTTACTTTTTCCCCCCTTCGAgttccattttcacattttagctTAACTTACTAGCATTGCCATATTTCATTTCACTTAAATGCCAAATCAAATGGGTTAATCCTATTTACACCAAAGTTTGCCATAAAGATTTGAGTAATTGAGAAGGAAATTAAAGCTGAAAATGTTGGTCTTCACTATATATCTTGTTTGAAAGTTAATTACATTATGAAGCCATTAGCAATGGCTCGATTTGTTTCAACATGAGTAGTTTCATACACTGGTAACTCTTCTTTATACCTATCATTTCCCATGAGAACAAGGTGATCCAACTCGAACAAATCCGAACTCGACTCACTAcctgcatcatcatcatcatcatcatcatcatcatcatcatcatcatcatcataatgactgtttttcttctgattttgatgatattCTCTTATAATCTCCCTAGCCATTTCTTCCACTCGCTTACTCTTCTCCATTACTTGAAACTTCACCTCCGACGACGATTTCCCGATTTTCCACGCCGTCGGAACCGAAACCGGCAGCAACCTCGACTTTTGTTGTTCGTATACacgtttttgtccacacggtctgCTATCTTCGTCGACGATGACGCTCACCGGACAAAACCTGACTGTTCTTTTCACCCCATTGCGGGATTTTTCTCGCGTGTTCTTGCTTAGACATGATCTCGAAAAAGATGAAGCTGACGAACAAACCTGGCTTGACTTCAATTTTCTCTCATCGTATTCgtcatcaccatcaccatcatcatcatctggATTCTTGGTTTTCTTTGAATTTGTAAACAGAGAGTTGATGAAACTGGCGAGACGGGCACCAGGTGAAATGGGTTGTTTCACCTTCTTTAAATTACCATAGATTTTCATGGCTCTCGATTTCGACCTTTCATCAAGTTTCTCCGGAGGAGCCGACACGCTGGTCCTGACAGGTTTAGGCTTTGGTAGTGATGGTGGAGGAACGAAACATGGAGCTTTTGTCTTTGAACCATACAAAGATTCAGTGTCGGATGATGAAAAAAACCCACCGGAACTGGAATCCGATGAGCTAGAACTTGAGCTAAACAAACTcacatgatgatgatgatgatgtgatttctgttgcggaagcgacgataatattaataacaatattatcagaaatatttagataattataatgccaacaattatactaagaaaattcccagttaaattggaggggtcacaaatggtcccgcttaaaacccaacaactagacagaactcacttagatatttatagcaataataactaaataaatataaccaacataaagctattaaatataagcaaacaaataagaaataaaataccagagatttaacgaggttcggccaatttagcttacgtcctcggacactaccaaatcaatatttcttctagaaatattacaaaggagaagattttgggatgatacaaccaaagggggaggggttctatatataacaaaccaaaccccctccatttctatcttttcctaatgtgggatattgccaatattcaacaaatctccaccttggcgatattccacatcttcgaacatcttctcataacacaaacttcaatagtgtcttcaattttgcaaccaatcgccttcttcccttttggtagttgtgccagcttccacatcttgtttttctctagagattgcatttcctcttccattgcacctaaccatctattattctctaaactctgaatggcttcggtgtaagtggatggaatattatcaacaactggaagtgcataagctaccatgtcagtgaaacgagcaggtttctgaatttctcgtctctgccttctgactgcaattggctctgattgctgttgaggttcttgggtagaaacctcttcctcatctgactctgcatctgccaatgaagaatcactagtggtaccttttgctggaattaccacactctgctcaaactccacctgctgcggagtacactccacctgctgcgaagtactactcactccttctggatttaccttattcaacatggcagattcatgaaaggtaacatccctactgattatcgtcttctttgcctctagacaccacaaacgatatcccttaacaccagcattgaagcccatgaatagagccttctttgctcttggatctaactttgattctttcacatgataatatgcaatagaaccaaaaatgcgcaaggtgtcataatcagtagcaggttttccataccatttctccaaaggagtcttgccatttatagcagatgatggcaaatgattgatgagatgttgagcgtacgtcacagcctcagtccaaaactttctatctaatccagcattagataacatacatcgaactttctccacaagcgttcgattcatacgctctgccaccccattctgttgcggtgttccacctacggtgaagtgccttactatgccacaatcttggcatatcttcaggaaaggatcgcttttatattctccaccgttgtctgatcggagaaccttaatcttccttcctgtctgattttcaactttagttttccacttaaggaaaacttcaagcacctcatctttgttcttcataggaaacacccaaactcgtctggaaaaatcatcaataaaggtgacaaaataacgtcttcctccaagtgatggagtcttggacggtccccatacatcagaatgcacataatccagaatacctttagtattgtgaatcccagtgccaaatttcacccttcgttgttttcccagaacacaatgctcgcaaaattcaagtttgcaagtctttgtacctttcaataatccttgcttggttagagtttgcaaggatttttcaccagcatggcccaaacgcatatgccacagctgtgttgcctcagcgtccttcttggtactcgtaattgctgctgctgttgtcccgaccactgtactaccttggtagtaatacagattgttctttcttatgcctttcaacatcaccaatgctcctgaagttgctttaagaactccatctcgtattgtcacaactaggcctttagattctaacgaccccaaagagatgagattcttcttcaactttgggacatatcgtacatcccgcaaaattctagtagatccatcatgactcctcagtttaattgaacctatcccggctattttacatgtgttatcattacccatgtaaacaacccctccatctagtttttgaaattcaaaaaaccaTTCccaaatgggacacatatgataggaacaaccagaatccatgatccactcatctgcatgtgatgttgaagatgtcatactaagagaaaagtctgactctgcttcactattgcattctgcaacatttgcatcttgcggagtcttcccttttttcttcaattttggacaatctttcttccaatgtcctttttctttgcaaaaggaacattcatctttggcaacagctcgacctttggactttctactcttccccttagactgactttgctgacgacctcttgttaccaatgcttccactgctgcttcacctgaacctttcaacttatcctttcggcgtagttcatagctatacaatgcagcagttacttcattgaaagttacttccgattttccatgaagtagagtagtttcaaggtactcaaactcctcaggaagcgatcccaacaacattaacgccaagtcttcgtcttcaaaagtcacatccaaattcaacaaatcagccaccagctgattaaaattggtaatgtgctcgttcatcgtggtaccaggaacataattgaaacgaaacagtcatttcttcatatgcaacttattttgactgttcttcttcaagaatttctcctccaatgctttccacaatttacttgcagaagtctctttactaaatgtatacttctgctctctggaaagacatgatcgaattgtaccacatgccaatcggttgatggtcttccattctttatcatcaaccccttctggtttttcttcctcaatggcaatatctagaccctgttgaaagagggcatctagaagctcactttgccacatgccaaaatgacctgttccatcaaaaatttccactacaaatctcgtatttgcagttccaatcctcggcaaaatgtacgaagtggaagttgttgatatggatggtttttcttctgtcatttttgccatagcttctacttaatagccaccaaatgcagaatacccacaagctttaggaaatgtttctgatgtgtaagatcagactaagctgcaaacacagagcatactacaaaaccttggctcggataccaattgttgcggaagcgacgataatattaataacaatattatcagaaatatttagataattataatgccaacaattatactaagaaaattcccagttaaattggaggggtcacaaatggtcccgcttaaaacccaacaactagacagaactcacttagatatttatagcaataataactaaataaatataaccaacataaagctattaaatataagcaaacaaataagaaataaaataccagagatttaacgaggttcggccaatttagcttacgtcctcggacactaccaaatcaatatttcttctagaaatattacaaaggagaagattttgggatgatacaaccaaagggggaggggttctatatataacaaaccaaaccccctccatttctatcttttcctaatgtgggatattgccaatattcaacaatttCTTTTTGAAATCTTTGAGACCCTGTTTTTTCCCTGCGATTTTCTTCTCGGAAAccttgttttccatccatttctcGATCAAACAATCTCGTTGGGGATCCCAAATCTCTTGTTTTTTGCTATTGAATTTCAAGCCTTGATTTTTGGTGTCGCTAATACCATCATTATCATCGATCGAACGACAGATTTGATCGagtaaagaagaagagaaagatgggTTATCTCTCTTATGCCTGTATCTTTCTTCTCTCATCAGTGTTTTCTCCACTCTAaacatgtttttttctttttttttgttttggttctGTAAAGAAGGGTTCAAAAAGCTGAAAAATTGGTGAGAAGAAACAGAGGGTCAGTGTTGGTGTTTTCGAAACAAGGACAGGCTTTGGTTTGGTTTTGTTGGAAACATGAAACAGAGAGTAATTGATGCTGTGTCTGAAGAACAATATAgcgagagagaaagagagagtaaTGAAAGCAAATTTGCAGGCCTTTGAAGGTGAAGATGAAGGGGGAAGGGGAATAGAAGCTTGGCAATATATAAAGGGATGTCAATGGGGGCAATCATGCCAGATTGTCTTCTCTCTACGTGGCATTCTTCTTGGGTCCTTTTCGATTGGATCGTTTCGGTTCAGttctagtattttttttatatttgattcgattttaattcaatttaaatttgtAGTAAAATAACATTTTACCTCAAGTTTAATATAAAACacaattatctttatttttttataattggggAAAGAAATAGTATTATTTAGGATCGAATCCAACTCTCGtactaataatataatatttttgtcaTTCGGTCAAAAAGTTATTAGCATGTTTGGAAGGTATACTTACCTTTtagattcgaaaaaaaaattataaatcccCTCTTAAATATATTTGCTAAGTTAGTGTTTAGAATATCACATTgtaaaaagtttaatttaatattttttttgaatggCTCGActggattaaaaaaataaaaacagaatacAAAAATCTGTTTGTTGAGTTGGGTTGACACCAACACTACAatcctaaaaagaaaataaaagaaccaGGCCTTAATTAGAACGGCCCAAAACCAGacttaataataaagtaaataaaagcaaaaaaggACACTTAACTCAAAAACCAGTCGTCAGAAACAGCTGGTAACCATTACTTTCTATCGATTCTTGTAACCAATAGAGACTTTTCACATCACCGACCTAGCTGTTACTCTGTCGCAAATCATTTCCAATCTTTTACTTTTCTGCTACACTATCAGAGAGGCAACTCTTCagcattttcttttgaaaaatccTTGAACTCATACATAGACGCTGCAAGCCTTTCACTTTGCGATTCTCAAACCCTCCTTCTCCATTGCGATCAGCACGGAACTTGGGATGTCTCTTTCCAGGTATTGACCTTCACCCCTCTTTAATGCTTCCTTGGCTATGAAATGGGCAAAATAGTTTCCTGTCTTTGGAATAAAACGAAATCGAAGATCTTGAAAATGGTTTTTCGTACTCTGAATATCTCTTATGATTGCCCCGATCATCGATTTGTCTTGTTTTGCACTCTGACATTTTATAATCACCGATCTTGAATCTCCTACTACTTCAAGAACCTGTAAACCCATGTCGATCCCTTGCTTGAAAACCTGCATGTGCTTCTGCTGCAAACGGAGACGCCACATCGGAATGAAGCACAGACTTGGATGCCAAAATGTTGCCCACCACATCTCGTACTACTAGCCCTGACACCGAACAGAAAGATTGTTGATCAAAAGCCGCATCAAAGTAAATAGCCACGGATATCCTCTAGTCATGATATTCGGGTCTCCTGCCTTCTTCCAAGATAAGCTCTTTTTCCTCTACTCCCTTTAACTCTGAGATAAAACTGAAGATTTGCTTTGATATGTCTCTGCTTGTTGTGATTTTCCTTTCATATATTAACTTGTTTCGATTTGTCCAGATTAACCACAACCCGTAGCAGAAGAGCCGACACTGCTCCTTTGTACCTTGACTAAACACCCAAGTAAGCCACTCCCATACATTTTGAGAATCATTATTGAGCATCTATACAGAATTTAAACATCTCCATACTTCTATCGATGTAGGGCACTGTTGGAAAATGTGGCTGATGTTCTCCCCATTTTGCTGACACCTCGGACATAGATCTTCAACAGTAACTCTTTTCAGCTTGAGATTCGAAAAATTGGGAATAAAATCCCAAGAAATCTTCCACActgtaatttttattttcgaTGGCATGTTCATGGTCCACAGTTTCCTGTAAAAAGCTTTAGTATCGGCCTGTATATGATTACTAATATTAGGAGTAGATAGGCACTTCTCACTGAGAAGTTACCTAATGGTTCTCCCCTCCAAACTTGAAAATCGTCGAGGGCTGACTTTGCCAAGGGGATCCGCATAATCCTTCTAGCAATATTCTCTTGAAAGGTATTAGCAATTAATTCAGTCTTCCATCTTCTATTTTCACCATCAATTAAGTCTGAAACTAACACTATATTTTCGTTGTtgtttatattttgtattctATCTTCATTGCTACCCGGTACTTAGAGATCTGACCAAAGCAAGATACTATCCACCTTGCCAACTCTCCAACATAAGCCCTTTTCTAGCAATCATTTAGCTGACCAGATGCTCTTCCAGGTAAGTGAAGGTGAGTTCCCTAAACGAGCTTTTAAAAAACTTGACTGCGCATAATATTTAGCTTTCAAAATGTGGGCTAACAAAGAATTGAGATAATTAACAAGACGCCAACCCTGTTTAGCTAGTAATGCGATATTAAAATTATCAAGTTTTCTGAAGCCGAGACCTCCATCTTCTTTTAACGAACACAAATCCTTCCATGCACACCAGTGTATACCCTTTCTATCTTTATTTTTCCTCCACCAAAATTTCGTAATTATGCCCTCCAAATCGGCACATAACGACTTAGGAAGCAAGAAATATGCCATTGAGTAAGTAGGAATAGACTGTAGAACCGCTTTGATAAAAACTTCTTTGCCACCTTGAGAAAGATGTTTTATGCTTTAATTATCAATCCGTTAATGTAGTCTatctttcaaattttgaaaagacgCTTTTTTATTTCTACCCACTAAATTAGGTAGACCTAGATACCCTTTCAGATCAGTTGAACTGCGTACTCCGAGCACTCTAGTTACTACTCTTTTGATCTCCTCCTGCGTATTCGTGCTGAAAAAATAGTTGATTTTGAATAATTGATATTTTGCCCTGAGCACTTTTCATATTCATGTAAAATTTGCTTTAATGATCTtgcgtgtgacagccctaaagtgaccctagtcggaaagcggtttcgggaccgctaaactgagtcaccaaattatttaaatatgatatttattgtctaaaatatgtgaatatgaatgtgtgaaagtttaaagttttgatttagttaattgcatgtgaatttagttaataggacttatgtgtaacacttttgaaatgtgataggttaatctataaggatctattagtgcttGTAattaaaagggtggacttgcatgtcaacccccccaattagtagtggccggccattagcatgagggtggacaaaatgttatggctaaaacatgtcataaacatgttgggttaatgctttatgttaggaataataaaataaagaacatgggcaataaaatattagtgttagtaggaggagaaacaaaaaaaaatgtgtggttctctcattttgccgtaactagaagaaaaaaaggggctttattctttggttcttcttggccgaattgaagaaaggaagaagagaggtttcggtcaccttgagcttaaggggatgttagtatgttgtgttagattctcaaattttaaactcgtttctagttaattagctaatttcttaaACAACCCATGGCAAAATTTCGAAAGGTTGGTaatggcttgagcattcggttttagttattaaaggatgagattgggttataatctttatgttttatgaagaattgttgaagagaagggtttaagtagtcaaattataaattttaatgctcatgagtacaatggccaaacatagatttgtctaaagaattgaacaaatgtcgtgtgagtgattgaaatgaatgagttggaggttggatcatgttaagattcggccttgtacataaacattaagagtttgatgtttttgtgatttttggaaggtaaataaggttatacacaagataaatactaagattttggttgacttgtttttagtgaggttcggccaaggaccttatgtgcaagtttattcggtttaagtagagtaaacgtgacgggtagatatgaagtaatgtgtataattgttcggctgctaagcaaggaaataattgttggtaacatagtatctatgcacttaggaatatatatatggtattttaagtataattgttcaTCGATTAGGTTggttaatagttcaagtaaggattactatATTTGATTTGTACATGAATTGAGGCAATAGGTTCGGCAATTAGCTTAAGACATACGGGTAATATCATACGTCCGATCATAGTTAAACATTCGATAATTGTGATTCTTTGGCTACAATGTTTGAATATCGCCATGGGGAGAATATATGATCGGTTGCCTAATATTAGTTCgaaatgaatctaaataaatagatatttgtatatagtaaagttggataagtaattgaataaatttatttgtttattaagctcaagagcttagaggatcaaagttggataagggaaaggaaaaagcgatcgaatagctgtcgaaatcgttcgaccacattcgaggtaagtttttgagtaatggatcttagattatgattcgattagatcatgttttaagtaaattaaaatcatgctctttgtatgtaactattgagccgaaaatgataatgcttaataagtgatttgtgtttgaattctagttatgaaaatgaaatatagatgtgtcatgatttattgatgtgtatggatatttggatgataaccgggctaagtcccgaaggcatttgtgctagtgactatatacgggctaagttccgaaggcatttgtgcgagttactataaccgggctaagtcccgaaggcatttgtgcgagtaacTATAACCGGGctagtcccgaaggcatttgaacaagTAGCTATATCCAGCTAAATTTTGAAGGTACttggttgggaatgagcgatcttgttgTAATAATTTCAACTAATACGCATGTAAAATCctaacgatgaggtacgtttcgtatatgcatttgagtagtgattccgtttaaatattatttgctcagtcgattaatgagctttcggcctttggttaagttgatcccttatgtatgaatataagggttggaaatgtgaagtaggattgatttttgaaaatgtgtatatgagattatccgtttagttatatgaatgctatatttcaattgtgcctaatttcattgctcaaaacttactaaacattaaatgcttattccgtttctttgattatttgttttatagattttggttcgtcagttatcggactcgggattgtcgaagtcgaagcctacactatcaaagcccttttggtacacttttggttgaactctgaaaatggcatgtataggactaccctttttgttgttggtcatgtactctttggttttgtataaatttggatagccatgcgaaaatggcttatatacactttgagcatagcattataatcgttttgtatgttgttcattaagaggtatggaaatgtttggtaacgattagccattgggaatggttaattacgattattttgatgctatgtatgacaaactctagttgattcatggaaaaccatgaaattggtaaagtttaccttaaaaacatatgctgacagcagtagtggtgtggatttgaaaaaaaaatcactaaaaatagtaggaatggaattaaatagtgaataaattatgtaattgaaccttgatgaatctattttcataggaaagtaatgaaacgatcatatgaacagtattttatgagattttaaagttttcgtgaaacagggctagagcattttctagattccctgttcggacttaggaaattcataataaattaaccagagatagttagaagtcatgccatatatgtatagactccttttcgagtctagtttctttagaaacaaacggcataagtattgaaaccctgtacagggagatatccaagtcgtaatgcatgaaggtcagaatagtcgaatcctgtaacaggggagactttaactaataaactatactaattggcctgaccaaaaattttagaaaaaaatttatagatggatatacgagtctagtttcaggaaaaatttacgaaactggttttcgagttttggaactcaagatataatttttaaggtgacagcgacgcAGTTAGCCAGTTTgtctgaaaatttttaaaatggaccgagaaaataaatgaattaagtctgttagcacctcgtgttcgaccccggtaacggtctcgggtatggggtgttacattgcgcCTCTTTCAGTAGCTTCCCAAATAAAATGCAGTCGTCAGCAAACAGTAGATGAGAAATCTGCGGACCACTCCTACTTGCCTTGACTCCTCTAATAAGATTTCTTTGCATTGCCAGCTTCATAAGACTTGATAAA
The Gossypium hirsutum isolate 1008001.06 chromosome A07, Gossypium_hirsutum_v2.1, whole genome shotgun sequence genome window above contains:
- the LOC107929882 gene encoding protein BIG GRAIN 1-like B, translated to MFRVEKTLMREERYRHKRDNPSFSSSLLDQICRSIDDNDGISDTKNQGLKFNSKKQEIWDPQRDCLIEKWMENKVSEKKIAGKKQGLKDFKKKSHHHHHHVSLFSSSSSSSDSSSGGFFSSSDTESLYGSKTKAPCFVPPPSLPKPKPVRTSVSAPPEKLDERSKSRAMKIYGNLKKVKQPISPGARLASFINSLFTNSKKTKNPDDDDGDGDDEYDERKLKSSQVCSSASSFSRSCLSKNTREKSRNGVKRTVRFCPVSVIVDEDSRPCGQKRVYEQQKSRLLPVSVPTAWKIGKSSSEVKFQVMEKSKRVEEMAREIIREYHQNQKKNSHYDDDDDDDDDDDDDDDAGSESSSDLFELDHLVLMGNDRYKEELPVYETTHVETNRAIANGFIM